The sequence GCAAAAAAAAATCCGCGCCATTTTTCAACCTACCACCATTGGTAACAGCTTGGGCATTTTTAAATCTTATTATATTTTTGGTGATACGATTATTGCCGGCGCAATTGGCCGACGACCTGAACCAACAATTTATTTTTGTGCCGACGCGCGATTTGGATTTTTTTAGCGACGGGCATTTTTCCCCGCCCTATCAAATCATCACCTATGGTTTTTTGCATCACGATTCGGCGCATGTGTTGTTTAACATCGCGATGGGGGTGGTGTTTTCAAAAATGATATATCAATTGTTGGGCATGTGGCGCTGGGCCTTGGTGTTTGTCAGCGGCCTGTTGGGCGGGGCGGCATTGCATATCATCAGCAGTGGCGGCCTGTCGGCGGCGGTGGGTATCATGGGGGCATCGGCCGGCGTGGCGGCGTGGTTGGGGGCAAGTTTGTTTTTGATTGTCAGCCGCATCACCATGCCGGCGCCGTTTGATGACCGCAACCGCGCCCTGTTTTTTATTATATTTTTTATCGCCATCAATTTCTTGGCGGCCCTGGTCGAAAATAATTTTATCGACACGCCGATTTCAAACGCTGGCCACCTCGGCGGTTTGCTTGCCGGTTTTTTAACCGCCTGGGCGGTGATGCTCGGTCGCTTGAAGCCGCGACTGAGAATCCGCTAGGTGGCATTGATCATTAACAAATGATTTATGCTCACTAGATAAAGATAATTTATCTTTTAACCTTATCGGCTCATTCTTTAAATGCTCAGGCTTTTTTGTCTTATTTAAAGCCTTGCCTTGAAAATTTTTTTTCCCAACAACTTGATTCTGTTCACCATCATGGCTTGCTTCATGACCACGCCATATATGACCATTTATTAACCAATCTTCATAATAAAATAACCATTGGTGAGCCCACGTAATAATTTCTCTGACATTCTTTTTTTTAGACCAATGATAATTTTCTGGTTTATATAAACAAAGCTGATTGCCTGCTTGTTTATAAACATGAGGCAAATCATTTAATTTTATAAAATCAGGTTCTACTACCCAGATTTTAGGTTCATAGTCTTTTTCATAATTTAAGCATAAAATATAATCACCTGTTAATTTCTCATCGGTTAAAAGATTGCTTTTTTTATTTATAGCTTGTTCCCAAACAAGAAATTTATTCTTAGCTATTACTTCCATTCTTGCAGGTGCTATCGACGAGCTTGATAAAGAA comes from Hydrotalea sp. and encodes:
- a CDS encoding rhomboid family intramembrane serine protease, which produces MSKKKSAPFFNLPPLVTAWAFLNLIIFLVIRLLPAQLADDLNQQFIFVPTRDLDFFSDGHFSPPYQIITYGFLHHDSAHVLFNIAMGVVFSKMIYQLLGMWRWALVFVSGLLGGAALHIISSGGLSAAVGIMGASAGVAAWLGASLFLIVSRITMPAPFDDRNRALFFIIFFIAINFLAALVENNFIDTPISNAGHLGGLLAGFLTAWAVMLGRLKPRLRIR